A genomic region of Patescibacteria group bacterium contains the following coding sequences:
- a CDS encoding DUF134 domain-containing protein, translating to MSRPRLCRKVSTKAVSKYFKPQGIPMRNLDIVFLSHEEIEALNLKNIKNLDQIESAKKMNTSQSTFQRILSSAYKKISDAMLNGKAIKIKD from the coding sequence ATGTCAAGACCAAGATTATGTAGAAAAGTAAGCACAAAAGCTGTTTCAAAATATTTCAAACCCCAAGGAATTCCTATGAGAAATTTGGATATTGTTTTTTTGTCTCATGAAGAAATAGAAGCGCTTAATTTGAAAAATATAAAAAATTTGGATCAAATAGAATCAGCAAAAAAAATGAATACATCACAGAGTACATTTCAAAGAATTTTGTCATCAGCTTACAAAAAAATAAGTGATGCTATGTTAAATGGAAAAGCAATAAAAATTAAAGATTAA